In a single window of the Etheostoma spectabile isolate EspeVRDwgs_2016 chromosome 3, UIUC_Espe_1.0, whole genome shotgun sequence genome:
- the lim2.3 gene encoding lens intrinsic membrane protein 2.3 isoform X2 yields MYSFMGGGLFCAGIGNILLIVSTATDYWMQYRHSSNYMHQGLWRYCVPGKCMTHTDSIAYWDATRAFMILSLLACFIGIVIGVMAFIHYSSFDGFDKTFAAGILFFISCFFVLLAMAVYTGVTVNYYGKRYGSWRFSWSYIMGWVAVVLTFFSGIFYMCAYRMHECPRNSNSR; encoded by the exons ATGTACAGCTTCATGGGAGGAGGGTTGTTCTGTGCCGGAATCGGGAACATACTACTCATTGTCTCTACTGCAACTGACTACTGGATGCAGTACCGTCACTCCAGCAATTACATGCACCAGGGCCTGTGGCGGTACTGTGTGCCTGGGAAAtgcatgacacacacagacagtattG CGTACTGGGATGCCACCCGGGCCTTTATGATTCTTTCCCTGCTGGCTTGTTTCATCGGCATTGTGATCGGTGTCATGGCCTTCATCCACTACTCCTCCTTTGACGGGTTTGACAAGACATTTGCAGCCGGCATTCTGTTCTTCATCTCCT GCTTCTTTGTGTTACTGGCCATGGCTGTCTACACAGGAGTGACAGTGAACTACTATGGCAAACGCTATGGCAGCTGGCGATTCTCCTGGTCCTATATAATGGGCTGGGTGGCAGTGGTGCTCACATTCTTCTCAG GTATCTTCTACATGTGTGCTTATCGGATGCACGAATGCCCAAGAAACTCTAACTCACGCTGA
- the lim2.3 gene encoding lens intrinsic membrane protein 2.3 isoform X3 codes for MYSFMGGGLFCAGIGNILLIVSTATDYCVPGKCMTHTDSIAYWDATRAFMILSLLACFIGIVIGVMAFIHYSSFDGFDKTFAAGILFFISCFFVLLAMAVYTGVTVNYYGKRYGSWRFSWSYIMGWVAVVLTFFSGIFYMCAYRMHECPRNSNSR; via the exons ATGTACAGCTTCATGGGAGGAGGGTTGTTCTGTGCCGGAATCGGGAACATACTACTCATTGTCTCTACTGCAACTGAC TACTGTGTGCCTGGGAAAtgcatgacacacacagacagtattG CGTACTGGGATGCCACCCGGGCCTTTATGATTCTTTCCCTGCTGGCTTGTTTCATCGGCATTGTGATCGGTGTCATGGCCTTCATCCACTACTCCTCCTTTGACGGGTTTGACAAGACATTTGCAGCCGGCATTCTGTTCTTCATCTCCT GCTTCTTTGTGTTACTGGCCATGGCTGTCTACACAGGAGTGACAGTGAACTACTATGGCAAACGCTATGGCAGCTGGCGATTCTCCTGGTCCTATATAATGGGCTGGGTGGCAGTGGTGCTCACATTCTTCTCAG GTATCTTCTACATGTGTGCTTATCGGATGCACGAATGCCCAAGAAACTCTAACTCACGCTGA
- the lim2.3 gene encoding lens intrinsic membrane protein 2.3 isoform X1, which yields MYSFMGGGLFCAGIGNILLIVSTATDYWMQYRHSSNYMHQGLWRYCVPGKCMTHTDSIAYWDATRAFMILSLLACFIGIVIGVMAFIHYSSFDGFDKTFAAGILFFISCFFVLLAMAVYTGVTVNYYGKRYGSWRFSWSYIMGWVAVVLTFFSGMHPNRLTNQKTHRCASFSCFNSVLGNVIVLF from the exons ATGTACAGCTTCATGGGAGGAGGGTTGTTCTGTGCCGGAATCGGGAACATACTACTCATTGTCTCTACTGCAACTGACTACTGGATGCAGTACCGTCACTCCAGCAATTACATGCACCAGGGCCTGTGGCGGTACTGTGTGCCTGGGAAAtgcatgacacacacagacagtattG CGTACTGGGATGCCACCCGGGCCTTTATGATTCTTTCCCTGCTGGCTTGTTTCATCGGCATTGTGATCGGTGTCATGGCCTTCATCCACTACTCCTCCTTTGACGGGTTTGACAAGACATTTGCAGCCGGCATTCTGTTCTTCATCTCCT GCTTCTTTGTGTTACTGGCCATGGCTGTCTACACAGGAGTGACAGTGAACTACTATGGCAAACGCTATGGCAGCTGGCGATTCTCCTGGTCCTATATAATGGGCTGGGTGGCAGTGGTGCTCACATTCTTCTCAGGTATGCATCCTAACAGATTAACTAATCAAAAAACACATCGATGTGCCTCGTTCTCATGTTTTAATTCTGTTCTCGGTAATGTGATTGTTCTCTTCTAG